One region of Erythrolamprus reginae isolate rEryReg1 chromosome 12, rEryReg1.hap1, whole genome shotgun sequence genomic DNA includes:
- the MTHFD2 gene encoding bifunctional methylenetetrahydrofolate dehydrogenase/cyclohydrolase, mitochondrial codes for MAPLGYPRLLLRASARAAWGAAGGGDGDCGCAHLPRAARRLHLTAPRTEAVVISGQKLARQIRREACHEVEQWVAAGHKRPHLSVVLVGENPASHSYVLNKTRAAADVGISSETILKPASVTEEELLDLIVKLNHDANVDGLLVQLPLPEHIDERKVCNAVNPEKDVDGFHVVNVGRMCLDQYSMLPATPWGVWEIIKRTGIPTLGKNVVVAGRSKNVGMPIAMLLHTDGRHERPGGDATVTISHRYTPKEQLKQHTILADIVVAAAGIPNLITADMIKEGAAVIDVGINRIQDPVTAKAKLVGDVDFEGVKQKASYITPVPGGVGPMTVAMLMKNTIIAAKKMLRAQPLETFSV; via the exons ATGGCGCCTCTGGGCTACCCGCGCCTTCTCCTCCGCGCCTCCGCTCGGGCCGCCTGGGGGGCCGCGGGGGGCGGCGATGGCGACTGCGGCTGCGCACACCTGCCGAGGGCCGCGCGACGGCTGCACCTGACGGCTCCCAG GACTGAAGCCGTGGTCATATCTGGGCAGAAGCTGGCCCGGCAGATCAGGCGAGAAGCCTGCCACGAAGTGGAGCAGTGGGTTGCTGCTGGTCACAAAAGGCCCCACCTCAGCGTGGTCCTCGTGGGAGAAAACCCTGCCAGCCACTCCTATGTGCTGAACAAGACCAGAGCGGCCGCTGACGTGG GGATTAGCAGCGAGACCATCCTGAAGCCGGCCTCTGTCACCGAGGAGGAGCTGCTCGATTTAATTGTCAAACTAAACCACGATGCCAACGTCGATGGTTTGCTGGTGCAGCTTCCTTTACCAG AGCACATTGACGAGCGAAAGGTCTGCAATGCTGTGAACCCCGAAAAGGATGTGGATGGATTCCACGTGGTGAATGTCGGCCGCATGTGCTTGGACCAATACTCCATGTTGCCTGCCACGCCTTGGGGAGTCTGGGAGATCATCAAGAGGACAG GGATCCCAACCCTGGGCAAGAACGTGGTGGTGGCTGGACGGTCCAAGAACGTCGGCATGCCCATCGCAATGCTTCTGCACACAGACGGGCGGCACGAGCGCCCAGGAG GGGATGCAACGGTAACAATTTCTCACCGCTACACTCCAAAAGAGCAGCTCAAACAGCACACAATCCTTGCTGACATTGTGGTTGCAGCCGCTG GCATTCCCAATCTGATTACAGCTGATATGATCAAAGAAGGAGCTGCCGTAATTGATGTTGGCATAAACAGAATCCAGGACCCTGTCACTGCCAAGGCCAAACTCGTTGGAGATGTGGATTTTGAAG gAGTCAAGCAGAAAGCCAGCTACATCACGCCCGTCCCTGGTGGTGTTGGCCCCATGACTGTTGCTATGCTTATGAAAAACACCATTATTGCTGCCAAGAAAATGCTGAGAGCCCAACCCCTGGAGACCTTCAGTGTTTGA
- the BOLA3 gene encoding bolA-like protein 3 codes for MAAAALFPACRRKVAALLLLGRGGRRFASQTEGEVRVARVLRERFPRAAAIRVVDVSGGCGAMYEIHIESEDFKEKRTIQQHQMVNQALSEEIKTMHGLRIFTSVPKHRTD; via the exons ATGGCCGCTGCCGCCTTGTTTCCCGCCTGCCGGAGGAAG gtggccgcccttctcctcctcGGCCGCGGCGGGCGGCGCTTCGCCTCCCAGACGGAGGGGGAAGTGCGGGTGGCCCGAGTCCTTCGGGAGAGGTTCCCCCGCGCCGCCGCCATCCGGGTGGTCGACGTCTCAG GTGGTTGTGGAGCAATGTATGAAATACACATAGAATCAGAAGATTTTAAGGAAAAGAGAACAATTCAGCAGCACCAGATGGTCAACCAG GCTCTAAGTGAAGAAATTAAAACGATGCATGGATTGAGGATATTCACTTCTGTTCCCAAGCACAGAACTGACTGA